From the Candidatus Binatus sp. genome, one window contains:
- a CDS encoding PhoH family protein → MRTVENALGVRIGVAGTALKISGAHAEQALAGKVISELYDLLKRGYQVFPSDVEYAIRIIRSDRNAELRDIFLDTVYVSANKRVISPKSTNQKLYIDAIRGHDIVFGIGPAGTGKTYLAMAMALASLMKNQVTRMVLCRPAVEAGEKLGFLPGDLAEKVNPYLRPLYDALHDMVDFDRARRMLERGTIEVAPLAFMRGRTLNDSFIILDEAQNTTSEQMKMFLTRLGYNSKAVITGDVTQIDLPSGKLSGLKEASIVLGNTAGIKFIRFNDRDVVRHRLVQSIIKAYESFSDDALPPPPPSDGNHRD, encoded by the coding sequence GTGCGTACGGTCGAGAATGCGCTCGGCGTCCGCATCGGCGTGGCGGGGACCGCGCTCAAAATTTCGGGAGCGCACGCCGAGCAGGCGCTGGCCGGCAAGGTGATCAGCGAACTCTACGATTTGCTCAAGCGCGGCTATCAGGTTTTTCCGAGCGACGTCGAATACGCGATTCGTATCATCCGCAGCGATCGCAACGCCGAGCTGAGAGATATCTTTCTCGACACCGTCTACGTGTCAGCGAACAAACGCGTCATCTCGCCGAAGAGCACCAATCAGAAACTCTATATCGACGCGATACGGGGCCACGATATCGTGTTCGGAATCGGCCCCGCGGGCACCGGCAAGACCTATCTCGCGATGGCGATGGCGCTCGCGTCGCTCATGAAAAACCAGGTCACGCGGATGGTGCTATGCCGCCCCGCGGTCGAGGCCGGCGAGAAGCTCGGCTTTCTGCCAGGCGATCTCGCCGAGAAAGTCAATCCCTATCTCAGGCCGCTCTACGACGCGCTGCACGACATGGTGGATTTCGACCGCGCGCGCCGGATGCTCGAGCGCGGCACCATCGAAGTCGCGCCGCTCGCCTTCATGCGCGGCCGCACGCTCAACGACTCGTTCATCATTCTCGACGAAGCGCAGAACACCACCTCGGAACAGATGAAGATGTTTCTCACGCGGCTCGGTTACAACTCGAAAGCCGTCATCACCGGCGACGTCACGCAGATCGATTTGCCGAGCGGCAAACTGTCGGGGCTGAAGGAAGCGAGTATCGTGCTGGGCAACACGGCGGGAATCAAATTCATCCGCTTCAACGATCGCGACGTGGTGCGCCATCGCCTGGTGCAATCGATCATCAAGGCCTACGAGTCTTTCAGCGACGACGCGCTTCCCCCGCCGCCGCCATCCGACGGCAATCATCGAGACTGA
- the ybeY gene encoding rRNA maturation RNase YbeY produces MAVEFRSATARARGYARALRTDAELLMRAAGVPDCELSVMLVSDRAIRALNRNYRHLDLPADVLSFSQLEEVDVPPPDPRALINRRGLPLGDVVISIDTAARQARELSIDIPSRLRALLIHGFLHLIGYDHERSPAEARRMFARARALESRIAPPKEISRPRTKTRARKAASGRVIAR; encoded by the coding sequence GTGGCGGTGGAGTTCCGATCCGCGACGGCGCGCGCGCGCGGCTATGCTCGCGCTCTTCGCACGGACGCCGAACTTCTGATGCGCGCGGCCGGCGTGCCCGATTGCGAACTCTCCGTGATGCTCGTATCGGACCGCGCGATCCGCGCGCTTAATCGCAATTACCGCCATCTCGATCTGCCCGCCGACGTGCTCTCATTTTCGCAACTCGAAGAGGTCGATGTGCCGCCACCCGATCCTCGCGCGCTGATCAATCGGCGCGGATTGCCGCTCGGCGACGTCGTCATCTCGATCGATACCGCGGCTCGGCAAGCGCGCGAACTCAGCATCGATATTCCATCGCGGCTGCGTGCACTTTTGATTCACGGCTTTCTGCATCTGATCGGATACGATCACGAGCGCTCGCCGGCCGAGGCGCGGCGGATGTTCGCGCGAGCGCGCGCGCTCGAATCCAGGATCGCGCCGCCGAAAGAAATCTCCAGACCGCGAACGAAAACTCGCGCTCGCAAGGCCGCATCCGGCCGCGTCATCGCACGATGA
- the lnt gene encoding apolipoprotein N-acyltransferase, producing the protein MISSNNLTRAGLLIASGLAVGLAFPKFDLSLLAWIGFVPMFYALEGETLRRVFWWAFLQGFAANLVGLYWIPIPIHDFADVHLAFAILPMFLLAGIVALFTALAIWSGEFVARRARIPIVVTMPLAWTAVEWIRTYYPIGFPWNLLGYTAYRNLELIQFAEFTGVYGISALIVFFNAVVYTVIFRRGSNRLLIASLAALTSLMLILFGFGAWRIANLKTIAPEGSFRVAMVQGNIPQSLKWNPEFLPHSYKVYQDESVAAARRGADLIVWPEAAAAFLFQPDDRYPADWAEDAAYRTALLTMAQRIGDPILFGAPAMAHSDGRPGFYNRAYLVSARGEVTSHYDKMQLVPFGEYVPARALLGSFVNRIVEGFGDLIPGDRQTLFSVKGATLGILICYESIFPDFTRREVADGATVLINITNDAWYGQSSAPYQALAMAAMRSVETKVPMVRVANTGISTIIEPSGEITHRTPLFKRGTEIETVRWRRVQTAYTRVGDLFSEICFVLMAIGLIFAWRWPREALPITVIASPALHSNGRG; encoded by the coding sequence ATGATCTCGTCGAACAACCTCACGCGCGCGGGGCTGCTGATCGCGAGCGGCCTCGCGGTCGGACTTGCCTTCCCGAAATTCGACCTGAGCCTGCTCGCCTGGATTGGCTTCGTGCCGATGTTCTACGCGCTCGAGGGCGAGACCCTGCGCCGCGTGTTCTGGTGGGCGTTTCTGCAGGGCTTCGCCGCCAACCTCGTGGGGCTTTACTGGATTCCGATTCCGATTCACGACTTCGCTGACGTTCACCTCGCGTTCGCGATCCTGCCGATGTTCCTGCTCGCGGGCATCGTCGCGCTTTTCACCGCGCTCGCGATCTGGAGCGGCGAATTCGTCGCGCGCCGCGCGCGCATTCCTATCGTCGTCACGATGCCGCTCGCGTGGACCGCCGTCGAATGGATTCGCACCTATTATCCCATCGGCTTTCCGTGGAACCTGCTCGGCTACACCGCCTATCGCAATCTCGAATTGATCCAATTCGCCGAATTCACCGGCGTTTACGGCATCTCTGCGCTGATCGTGTTTTTCAACGCGGTCGTGTACACCGTGATTTTTCGCCGCGGCAGTAATCGCCTGCTGATCGCGAGCCTCGCCGCGCTGACCTCGCTGATGCTGATCCTGTTCGGCTTCGGCGCGTGGCGAATCGCCAACCTCAAGACCATCGCACCCGAAGGCAGTTTCAGGGTTGCGATGGTGCAAGGCAACATCCCGCAATCGCTAAAGTGGAATCCCGAATTCCTGCCGCATAGCTACAAGGTCTATCAGGATGAAAGCGTCGCGGCGGCCCGGCGCGGCGCCGATTTGATCGTATGGCCGGAAGCGGCGGCGGCCTTCCTCTTCCAGCCCGACGATCGATACCCCGCCGATTGGGCCGAGGACGCCGCGTACCGAACCGCGCTGCTTACGATGGCGCAGCGCATCGGCGATCCGATTCTCTTCGGCGCGCCTGCGATGGCGCATAGCGACGGCCGCCCGGGATTCTACAATCGCGCGTACCTCGTCTCCGCCAGGGGCGAGGTTACCAGCCACTACGACAAGATGCAGTTGGTGCCGTTCGGCGAATACGTGCCCGCCCGCGCGCTGCTTGGATCTTTTGTGAATCGCATCGTCGAGGGCTTCGGCGATTTGATCCCCGGCGATCGGCAGACGCTCTTTTCCGTGAAGGGCGCGACGCTCGGCATCCTGATTTGCTACGAGAGCATCTTTCCCGACTTCACGCGGCGCGAGGTCGCGGACGGCGCCACCGTGCTCATCAATATCACCAACGACGCGTGGTATGGGCAAAGCTCCGCGCCGTATCAGGCGCTCGCGATGGCCGCGATGCGTTCGGTCGAGACCAAGGTGCCGATGGTGCGCGTCGCGAATACCGGCATCAGCACGATCATCGAGCCGTCGGGGGAAATCACGCATCGCACGCCGCTATTCAAGCGCGGCACTGAGATCGAAACCGTCAGGTGGCGCCGCGTGCAAACCGCGTACACTCGCGTGGGCGATTTGTTTTCCGAGATTTGCTTCGTGCTGATGGCGATAGGATTGATATTCGCATGGCGATGGCCGCGCGAGGCGCTTCCTATCACCGTCATCGCGTCGCCCGCGCTGCACAGCAACGGCCGCGGCTAA
- a CDS encoding tail fiber domain-containing protein — MKKTATNLLFSISAVLVFALSLATSASGGTNTGLGDGAFIGGNTGGYNTGLGYYAFSTHSSGWENTAVGAQALLNDTTGYYNTATGVNALYSNSSGYYNTADGDRALFSNTGGYYNTATGYYSLELNTTGQENTATGVQALWHNTIGNDNTATGANSLLSNTSGSYNTATGWDSLFSNTTGSYNTATGLQALYSNTTGHDNTADGVGALAFNTTGYSNAADGVDALYHNIAGFRNVAVGEFALFGNTNGYNNTAIGYNALDQNTTGNDNTAAGMSALRNNTTGRNNSAQGASALFSNTTGIQNTVNGAQALYSNTSGSYNTAAGLQALYKNTTGPSNTALGFQAGFNLTTGKDNIEVANLGVSTDTGTIRIGTAGKQTATYIAGITGSAVSGSDVVVNGSGRLGVVVSSARYKRDIHSMDNSTDGLMKLHPVTFRYKDDPQATKQYGLVAEEVDQVYPELVVHGSDGKVESVRYSMLTSMLLNELKKQATLNQQQAERIARLAAEIASQTASTEHRVARLEAARERESATRITLEQRLAKLEQTIVAEHRGREVQAAFNH, encoded by the coding sequence ATGAAAAAGACGGCGACGAATCTTCTCTTTTCGATCTCGGCGGTTTTGGTTTTCGCGCTATCGCTCGCGACCAGCGCATCCGGCGGAACCAACACCGGCCTCGGGGACGGCGCGTTCATTGGGGGCAACACTGGCGGCTACAATACCGGGCTCGGGTACTATGCATTCTCCACCCACAGCTCGGGTTGGGAGAATACGGCCGTGGGAGCGCAAGCGCTGTTGAACGACACCACCGGCTATTACAATACCGCGACAGGAGTGAATGCTCTCTACAGTAACTCGAGCGGTTACTACAATACTGCCGACGGGGATAGGGCGCTCTTTTCCAACACCGGCGGCTACTACAACACCGCCACCGGATACTACTCCTTGGAGCTCAACACCACGGGCCAGGAAAATACTGCCACTGGAGTGCAAGCGCTGTGGCACAACACCATCGGCAATGACAATACTGCGACCGGAGCAAACTCACTCCTGAGCAACACCAGCGGCAGCTACAATACCGCCACCGGATGGGACTCACTCTTCAGTAACACCACTGGCAGCTACAATACCGCCACCGGATTGCAAGCCCTTTACTCCAACACCACTGGCCATGACAATACCGCTGATGGAGTGGGCGCCCTCGCTTTCAACACCACGGGCTACAGTAATGCTGCCGATGGCGTGGACGCCCTGTACCACAACATCGCTGGTTTCCGCAACGTCGCGGTCGGAGAGTTTGCTCTGTTCGGCAACACTAACGGCTACAACAACACGGCCATTGGATACAACGCCCTCGATCAGAACACGACGGGCAATGACAATACCGCCGCCGGGATGTCCGCTCTTAGGAACAACACCACGGGTAGGAACAATAGCGCCCAGGGAGCGAGTGCTCTTTTCAGCAATACCACCGGCATCCAGAACACCGTCAATGGAGCGCAAGCTCTGTACAGCAACACGAGCGGCAGCTATAACACGGCGGCTGGACTGCAAGCGCTATACAAGAACACGACCGGCCCATCGAATACCGCGCTTGGGTTTCAGGCTGGCTTTAACCTAACCACTGGTAAAGACAATATCGAGGTCGCCAACCTGGGCGTTTCGACCGACACCGGCACCATTCGCATCGGCACGGCGGGCAAACAGACGGCGACTTACATCGCGGGCATCACCGGCAGCGCGGTATCGGGTAGCGACGTGGTAGTCAATGGCAGCGGGCGGCTAGGTGTCGTAGTGTCGTCGGCGCGCTACAAGCGCGACATCCATAGCATGGATAACTCGACCGACGGCCTTATGAAGCTCCATCCGGTGACATTCCGCTACAAAGACGACCCGCAAGCAACCAAGCAATATGGCCTCGTCGCGGAGGAAGTCGATCAGGTCTATCCCGAGTTAGTAGTTCATGGTTCGGATGGCAAGGTCGAGTCGGTACGTTACTCGATGCTCACCTCGATGCTACTGAACGAACTGAAGAAGCAAGCTACCCTGAACCAGCAACAGGCTGAGCGGATAGCTCGGCTGGCCGCGGAAATAGCATCACAGACGGCTTCAACCGAGCATCGGGTTGCCCGGCTGGAAGCAGCCCGCGAGCGGGAATCGGCGACGCGCATTACGCTCGAGCAGCGACTCGCGAAGCTGGAGCAGACGATTGTCGCGGAGCATCGCGGGCGCGAGGTGCAGGCGGCTTTCAATCATTAG
- a CDS encoding acyl-CoA dehydrogenase family protein: MKRILDHRRVGVTGGLAGELLANQILMFHRKLRAWDRASFKRSRLLSRILHKRIKQDQTAIDGRGALARAKALMVAESWIRARSGAGFPHRSNGGSIKLDFGFSEEQEMLRDAAKRFLADNCPTKFVRQMMADATAHDAGFWKKLVDLGWPGLLIPEEYGGQGGNFLDMTVVVEEAGKALVPGPLFTTALLAAPLVIEGGSEEQKKNILTRMAKGEFIGTVAIAEASGRFDADGIQMKATKSGNEYTLSGEKFFVPDAHVANGMAVAVRTGGSGEKGITLVALATNSPGVTITQLKTVDMTRRLCHVKFDNAKTSELIGKEGEGWPILRRTLDIATAGLSAEMVGTAQKALDMSVEYAKTRVQFGKPIGSFQAVKHKCVDMMVAVENARSLTYYACWTVDTKGEEAATAVPMAKAYASDMAKNVTSEAIQVHGGIGFTWEHDMHLYHRRALAGEANFGNAPVHRETVAKSLLG; this comes from the coding sequence ATGAAGCGGATCCTTGATCACCGGCGCGTCGGCGTAACCGGGGGCTTGGCGGGTGAACTCCTCGCGAACCAGATCCTTATGTTCCATCGTAAACTCCGCGCTTGGGATCGCGCATCTTTCAAGCGTAGCCGCTTACTCTCGCGAATCTTGCACAAACGAATCAAGCAGGACCAAACCGCGATCGACGGCCGTGGCGCGCTTGCGCGCGCGAAAGCGTTAATGGTAGCTGAATCATGGATCCGAGCGCGGTCTGGCGCCGGATTCCCCCATCGAAGCAACGGAGGTTCAATCAAGTTGGATTTCGGGTTTTCAGAAGAACAAGAGATGCTGCGGGATGCGGCCAAGCGCTTTCTGGCCGACAATTGCCCGACCAAGTTTGTTCGCCAGATGATGGCGGATGCCACCGCGCACGACGCCGGTTTCTGGAAGAAACTGGTCGATCTGGGATGGCCGGGACTTTTGATCCCCGAAGAGTACGGCGGCCAGGGCGGCAACTTTCTCGACATGACGGTTGTCGTCGAAGAGGCGGGCAAGGCGCTGGTGCCGGGACCGCTCTTCACGACCGCGCTGCTCGCGGCGCCACTGGTGATCGAGGGCGGCTCCGAGGAGCAGAAAAAGAACATCCTGACGCGGATGGCCAAGGGTGAGTTTATCGGGACGGTCGCGATTGCGGAAGCATCGGGCCGATTCGACGCGGACGGAATCCAGATGAAGGCCACCAAGAGCGGCAACGAGTACACGCTGAGCGGCGAGAAGTTCTTCGTGCCGGACGCGCACGTCGCCAACGGGATGGCGGTGGCGGTCCGCACCGGTGGCAGCGGCGAAAAAGGCATCACGCTGGTTGCGCTGGCGACCAATTCGCCGGGCGTGACGATCACGCAGCTCAAGACCGTCGATATGACGCGGCGGCTCTGCCATGTGAAATTCGACAACGCGAAAACCTCGGAACTGATCGGCAAGGAAGGCGAGGGATGGCCGATTCTGCGCCGCACGCTCGATATCGCGACCGCGGGCCTCTCGGCGGAGATGGTCGGGACCGCGCAGAAGGCGCTCGACATGTCGGTCGAGTACGCGAAGACGCGCGTGCAATTCGGCAAGCCGATCGGATCGTTCCAGGCGGTCAAGCATAAGTGCGTCGATATGATGGTTGCGGTCGAGAACGCGCGCTCGCTGACCTACTACGCGTGCTGGACGGTCGATACGAAAGGCGAGGAGGCCGCGACGGCGGTGCCGATGGCGAAAGCATACGCGTCGGACATGGCGAAGAACGTCACGTCGGAGGCAATCCAGGTGCACGGCGGAATCGGCTTCACGTGGGAGCACGATATGCATCTGTATCATCGGCGCGCGCTGGCTGGAGAAGCGAATTTCGGCAACGCACCGGTGCATCGCGAGACCGTGGCTAAGTCGCTGCTCGGCTAA
- a CDS encoding class I SAM-dependent methyltransferase, whose product MEHKDLVREEFTRQAPGYADAPVIKDPLHLQKLLDQVKPDAAARVLEIATGPGHVALAFARVCREVIGVDLTEAPLKIAERMRAERGLANARFMQGDVEARLPFADGEFDVVICRFAVHHFEHPEKVIAEMSRLCRVGGAVAIEDLISSEHPERADYYNRYERLRDSSHTRALPLSELVRTIASVGLELVRFGSDGLMNPVERWLDAGFTPADKRAEALAMIERDLAEDLTGANPRRVDGELFFTHRTAIVVARKLKPRG is encoded by the coding sequence ATGGAACATAAGGATCTGGTTCGCGAGGAGTTCACCCGCCAAGCCCCCGGTTACGCCGACGCGCCGGTGATCAAGGATCCGCTTCATCTGCAAAAACTGCTCGACCAGGTCAAGCCGGATGCCGCCGCGCGCGTGCTCGAAATCGCCACCGGACCCGGCCACGTCGCACTCGCGTTCGCGCGCGTGTGCCGCGAGGTCATCGGCGTCGATTTGACCGAGGCGCCGCTCAAGATTGCCGAGCGGATGCGCGCCGAACGCGGCCTCGCGAACGCCCGCTTCATGCAGGGCGACGTTGAAGCGCGCCTGCCGTTTGCCGACGGCGAGTTCGACGTCGTGATTTGCCGCTTCGCGGTCCATCACTTCGAGCATCCCGAAAAAGTGATCGCCGAGATGAGCCGGCTATGCCGCGTCGGCGGCGCCGTCGCGATCGAGGATCTGATTTCGAGCGAGCATCCCGAGCGCGCGGACTATTACAATCGCTACGAGCGACTGCGCGATTCGTCGCATACGCGGGCGCTGCCCCTCAGCGAGTTGGTGCGCACGATAGCATCGGTCGGACTCGAGCTCGTGCGCTTCGGCTCCGACGGTTTGATGAATCCGGTCGAGCGATGGCTCGACGCGGGCTTCACGCCGGCCGACAAGCGCGCCGAGGCGCTCGCAATGATCGAGCGCGACCTCGCCGAAGATTTGACCGGGGCGAATCCGCGCCGCGTCGATGGCGAGCTGTTTTTCACGCATCGCACCGCGATCGTCGTCGCGCGCAAGCTGAAGCCCCGCGGGTAG
- the sat gene encoding sulfate adenylyltransferase → MSVHEDPITAHGGGELVDLKATASEQASLRARAATLPVVTLNARDLADLEMLASGAFSPLTGFMGEADYKRSRDEMRLASGIPWSIPITLAVDEATARSLKIGSDIALATEDGKRLAIMQLAEIYQVDRRAEAKAVFGTDEDAHPGAKNVTSMPPYCLAGCITLIDEIPGRTFLEYPREPRQTRAEFRKRGWRKIVAFQTRNPTHRAHEYIQKAALEICDGIMIHPLVGETKGDDVPAAVRMETYKVLLDHYYPKDRAMLGVFPAHMRYGGPREAILHAIVRRNYGCTHFIVGRDHAGVGSYYGSYDAQKIFDRFKPEEIGITPLMFENTFYCKRCNGMASFKTCPHTEEDRLILSGTKVREMLRAGQPPPPEFTRPELAAILVAAMKESK, encoded by the coding sequence ATGAGCGTGCATGAAGATCCAATCACGGCGCACGGCGGCGGCGAACTGGTCGATCTGAAAGCGACCGCCTCCGAGCAAGCCAGTCTGCGCGCGCGCGCCGCGACGCTGCCGGTCGTCACGCTCAACGCGCGCGACCTCGCCGATCTCGAGATGCTCGCGTCCGGCGCGTTCTCGCCGCTCACCGGCTTCATGGGCGAGGCGGATTACAAGCGGAGCCGCGACGAGATGCGTCTCGCCTCGGGAATACCGTGGTCGATTCCGATCACGCTCGCCGTCGATGAAGCCACGGCGCGCTCGCTCAAAATCGGCAGCGACATCGCACTCGCGACCGAAGACGGCAAGCGCCTCGCGATCATGCAGCTCGCGGAAATCTACCAGGTCGATCGCCGCGCCGAAGCCAAAGCCGTGTTCGGCACCGACGAGGATGCGCACCCCGGCGCCAAGAACGTCACCTCGATGCCGCCCTATTGCCTCGCCGGATGCATCACGCTGATCGACGAAATTCCCGGCCGCACGTTCCTCGAATATCCGCGTGAGCCGCGCCAGACCCGAGCCGAGTTCCGCAAGCGCGGATGGCGCAAAATCGTCGCCTTCCAGACCCGCAACCCGACTCATCGCGCGCACGAGTATATCCAGAAGGCCGCGCTCGAAATTTGCGACGGCATCATGATTCATCCGCTGGTCGGCGAGACCAAGGGCGACGACGTGCCGGCCGCGGTCCGGATGGAAACCTACAAGGTGCTGCTCGATCATTACTATCCGAAGGACCGCGCGATGCTCGGCGTGTTTCCGGCGCACATGCGCTACGGCGGTCCGCGCGAAGCGATCTTGCACGCGATCGTGCGGCGCAACTACGGATGCACCCACTTCATCGTCGGCCGCGATCACGCCGGCGTCGGCAGTTACTACGGCAGCTACGACGCGCAGAAGATTTTCGATCGCTTCAAGCCGGAAGAAATCGGCATCACGCCGCTGATGTTCGAAAACACCTTCTACTGCAAGCGATGCAACGGGATGGCGTCGTTCAAGACCTGCCCGCATACCGAGGAAGACCGCTTGATCCTGTCGGGCACCAAGGTGCGCGAAATGCTGCGCGCGGGCCAGCCGCCGCCGCCGGAATTTACGCGTCCCGAGCTGGCCGCAATTTTGGTCGCCGCGATGAAGGAATCGAAGTAG